One window of the Anopheles aquasalis chromosome X, idAnoAquaMG_Q_19, whole genome shotgun sequence genome contains the following:
- the LOC126573044 gene encoding T-complex protein 11-like protein 1: protein MPDNTRRDAAKPGTSGEQQGLGKDGEHNEQPGGQLEGLWGLLERYQQEIEMFLPGVNGQPPTPLSPATLERVVRTSENMALAHEIAVNADFKLKSPSEEESEQTVHGVVRRTMHTAYWNLVQEDLSRDPPSYELAMKILTDVKKSFKVLLRGNNERALARLNGMLDEERIQQQVEFGTLDIRSITNYVIELMGKACAMNRDNEVAALKRQTDTVAILRGIMETLDNMKIDMANYILHITHIQVMRSSIDYEKEKFNELKQVCGDNFPLTLEWLLRHIPPPAGGPAGHDDNTAASTTPAGAAATPAPAPAGAAAAAADQEGDQDDDGGVAGASNEMTPAMATAYAALLDYITPPAIPELLKLDQDRFYQMRIEAMRLCICATVLQLTVSVMPVLRDQTDKRQELADKLMVLFDGCNSKESVLELLEGMWAFVLKFVDEQQPLDTPMAVALKYQIGKVAANDSPVYPIIWNRLQTTLASVLTKGCLAPIHSCYQNLRPQVKALAGKLMRVAEHNYAVYGDYYAYLINRQPTA, encoded by the exons ATGCCGGACAACACACG GCGAGACGCTGCCAAGCCGGGCACTTCTGGGGAGCAGCAGGGGCTTGGCAAGGACGGGGAGCATAACGAGCAACCGGGCGGACAACTGGAAGGACTGTGGGGCTTGTTGGAGCGGTATCAGCAGGAGATAGAGATGTTTCTGCCGGGCGTTAACGGGCAGCCACCGACCCCGCTGTCGCCGGCCACGCTGGAGCGTGTCGTCAGGACTTCGGAGAATATGGCGCTCGCCCACGAGATCGCGGTGAACGCCGACTTTAAGCTCAAGTCTCCGTCGGAGGAAGAATCCGAGCAAACGGTGCACGGCGTGGTGCGCCGCACGATGCACACCGCCTACTGGAATCTAGTACAGGAAGATCTAAGCCGCGACCCGCCTAGCTACGAACTGGCTATGAAGATTCTGACTGATGTGAAAAAGTCGTtcaaggtgctgctgcgaggAAACAACGAACGCGCGCTGGCCAGGCTGAACGGAATGCTGGACGAGGagcgcatccagcagcaggtagAGTTTGGAACACTTGACATACGCAGCATCACAAACTACGTGATCGAACTGATGGGCAAGGCGTGCGCCATGAACCGAGACAATGAGGTGGCCGCACTGAAGCGACAGACCGACACCGTTGCCATACTGCGCGGCATAATGGAAACATTGGACAACATGAAGATAGACATGGCTAACTACATCCTGCACATCACACACATTCAGGTGATGCGCAGCTCCATTGActacgaaaaggaaaagttcaaCGAACTGAAGCAGGTATGTGGTGACAATTTTCCGCTCACCCTGGAGTGGCTCCTCCGTCACATTCCGCCTCCGGCCGGTGGTCCAGCTGGGCACGACGATAATACAGCAGCGTCCACCACCCCCGCCGGTGCCGCCgccacccccgcccccgcccccgctggcgccgccgccgccgccgccgatcaGGAGGGCGAtcaggacgacgacgggggTGTCGCTGGCGCCAGCAACGAAATGACACCAGCGATGGCAACGGCCTACGCGGCACTTCTTGACTACATCACTCCGCCGGCTATCCCCGAGCTGCTTAAGCTCGACCAGGATCGCTTTTACCAGATGCGCATCGAGGCGATGCGCCTGTGCATCTGTGCGACCGTTCTGCAGCTGACCGTCTCGGTGATGCCGGTTCTTAGGGACCAAACGGACAAGCGCCAGGAGCTGGCGGACAAATTGATGGTACTGTTCGATGGCTGCAACAGCAAAGAgtcggtgctggagctgctaGAGGGCATGTGGGCCTTCGTGCTGAAGTTTGTTGACGAACAGCAGCCACTGGACACACCAATGGCTGTAGCACTCAAGTATCAGATCGGAAAGGTTGCGGCCAACGACTCACCTGTCTACCCGATTATCTGGAACCGGCTCCAAACGACGCTGGCCAGCGTGCTGACCAAGGGATGTCTTGCACCTATTCATTCCTGCTACCAAAATCTACGTCCGCAGGTGAAAGCGCTGGCAGGGAAGCTGATGCGCGTCGCCGAACATAACTACGCCGTGTACGGCGACTATTACGCCTATCTGATCAACCGCCAACCTACTGCCTAA
- the LOC126572956 gene encoding regulator of telomere elongation helicase 1 homolog, with translation MPVYDIVGIPVDFPFEPYQVQRDYMSKLLECLQQSTNGLLESPTGTGKTLSILCASLAWLVHTRSHEAARMPFKYELSEPGHLGAAFEFNATKAGRTKIIYASRTHSQLSQAMQELKKSNYNHVRAIVLGSRIQLCIHPEVPKSESNATVTYLCKEKVASRSCVYYRRVEQMKDSSELAGTPIMDIEDLVTVGGRTKACPFYLSKEMVERADIIFMPYNYLLDAKARKANNLELQNSVIILDEAHNVERMCEDSGSTVLSSTDIALAIEDVSHVMEAMGESASVPGLGDTDGEKKEFSLHDLSVLKQKLLDLEKAVDDIAFPAAQREVSFSGSYVFGLLAKASVHFSDVSGVVSLFGAITGYLTTLSERNNFKRRGAGLQAVSDFLEIVFAGQGEEYIEAVRRCFKVYVVSEEPKQTKRTGGKRADGWITTNQPAAHASIKTSAKIVHFWCFNPGFGMRQLANRGVRSIVLTSGTLAPLTPLINELNIPIPVTLENPHIIDPSQVLVRVIAKGSDGQLLSSVYNNRNNPDYIRSLGRTLLAVCPVIPNGLLVFFPSYTVLDKCVEGWQSGGLWSEISNRKAIFVEPRTKDAFNSTMEEFYQRIQDKQAKGAIFLAVCRGKVSEGLDFADINGRAVLITGLPFPPLHDPRVVLKKEYLTSNRTPENRLIKGDEWYALQASRAVNQAIGRVIRHRNDYGAILLCDARFQNTHQQMQLSSWVRSHLVNDPNQRFGTVIKDLANFFRVAKNTAAPAAQREFQAKDPDLGEKASGSECCSTSKTELKLPSGAKGTVSGGKRLPLQPSVPQLPFCIDEYLTVPPNTQPSKSETTGRMLVKLESGTQSVDISNPLDYNDQRLPRHSETAKRGLGSPCSSTVTGDGVERTFKKPKLVMVPSGSIKYETENEPLPSTSSSSSSSSTTKSVLAPADGTLDDKPESMKLMKAIKCAVNLTLYKLFLRTIGQYFADHDFARFYRNILQCLGAPEHRHLLQAMRPFVLAEHRQQFAEEVEKLP, from the exons ATGCCAGTGTACGACATCGTCGGTATCCCGGTGGATTTTCCTTTCGAGCCTTATCAGGTGCAGAGGGATTATATGTCGAAGCTGCTCGAGTGCCTGCAGCAAAGCACGAACGGGCTGCTGGAATCacccaccggtaccggcaaaACGCTCAGCATTCTGTGCGCCTCGTTGGCCTGGCTGGTGCACACCCGATCACAC GAGGCAGCACGCATGCCGTTCAAGTACGAACTGTCTGAGCCGGGCCATTTGGGTGCGGCGTTCGAATTCAACGCCACGAAGGCAGGGCGCACCAAAATCATCTATGCGTCCCGTACCCATTCCCAGTTGTCGCAGGCCATGCAGGAGCTGAAGAAGAGCAACTACAACCACGTGCGGGCGATCGTGCTCGGTTCGCGTATACAGCTCTGCATCCATCCGGAGGTGCCGAAATCCGAGAGCAATGCCACCGTGACGTACCTGTGCAAGGAGAAGGTGGCGTCGCGGAGCTGCGTTTATTATCGGCGCGTGGAACAAATGAAGGACAGCTCGGAGCTTGCCGGCACACCGATCATGGACATCGAGGATCTGGTGACGGTCGGTGGTCGTACCAAGGCGTGCCCGTTCTATCTGTCGAAGGAGATGGTCGAGCGGGCGGACATTATCTTCATGCCGTACAACTATCTGCTCGATGCGAAGGCACGCAAGGCCAACAATCTTGAGCTGCAGAACAGTGTGATCATCCTGGACGAGGCGCACAACGTCGAGCGGATGTGCGAGGACTCTGGCTCGACCGTGCTCAGCTCCACCGATAttgcgctcgcgatcgaggaCGTATCGCACGTGATGGAAGCCATGGGAGAGTCGGCGAGTGTGCCGGGTCTGGGCGATACGGACGGTGAGAAGAAAGAGTTTTCGCTGCACGATCTATCCGTGCTGAAGCAGAAGCTGCTGGACCTCGAAAAGGCAGTGGACGACATCGCCTTTCCGGCCGCCCAGCGGGAAGTGAGCTTCTCTGGCAGCTACGTATTCGGTCTGCTGGCAAAAGCTAGT GTGCATTTCAGCGATGTGTCGGGCGTGGTGTCACTGTTCGGTGCCATCACGGGCTACCTAACGACACTGTCGGAGCGGAACAACTTTAAGCGGCGAGGCGCCGGTTTGCAAGCAGTGAGTGACTTCCTGGAGATTGTCTTTGCGGGACAAGGAGAGGAGTACATCGAGGCTGTACGGCGGTGCTTCAAAGTGTACGTGGTGAGCGAGGAACCGAAACAGACGAAGCGCACCGGTGGTAAGCGTGCGGACGGCTGGATTACCACGAATCAACCAGCCGCACACGCCTCGATCAAAACCAGCGCCAAGATCGTACACTTTTGGTGTTTCAATCCAGGGTTCGGCATGAGGCAGCTAGCTAATCGGGGCGTACGTAGCATCGTGCTTACGAGTGGTACGCTCGCCCCGCTCACACCACTTATCAACGAGCTCAACATTCCAATCCCGGTGACCCTGGAGAACCCACACATCATCGATCCGAGCCAGGTGCTAGTTCGAGTGATAGCGAAGGGTTCCGATGGCCAGCTGCTCTCGTCGGTCTACAACAACCGGAACAACCCGGAttacattcgctcgctcggccgCACCCTGCTCGCCGTCTGTCCCGTTATACCGAACGGGTTGCTCGTCTTCTTTCCCTCGTACACAGTGTTGGACAAATGCGTCGAAGGTTGGCAATCCGGGGGCCTGTGGTCGGAGATTAGCAACCGGAAAGCCATCTTCGTTGAACCGCGCACTAAGGACGCTTTCAACAGCACAATGGAGGAGTTCTATCAGCGCATTCAGGACAAGCAGGCAAAGGGTGCCATTTTCCTAGCCGTCTGCCGTGGCAAAGTGTCGGAGGGGCTGGATTTCGCCGACATCAATGGGCGGGCGGTACTGATCACCGGGTTACCGTTCCCCCCGCTGCACGATCCACGGGTCGTGCTGAAGAAGGAGTACCTAACCAGCAACCGAACGCCAGAGAATCGTTTGATCAAGGGTGATGAGTGGTACGCGCTGCAGGCATCTCGGGCAGTCAACCAGGCGATCGGGCGCGTCATTCGCCATCGTAACGATTACGGTGCGATACTGCTGTGCGATGCCCGGTTCCagaacacacaccagcagatGCAATTGTCATCGTGGGTGCGCAGCCATCTGGTGAACGATCCTAACCAGCGCTTCGGTACGGTGATTAAGGACCTTGCCAATTTCTTCCGCGTTGCCAAGAACACCGCGGCACCAGCTGCTCAGCGCGAGTTTCAAGCGAAGGATCCTGACCTGGGGGAAAAGGCCAGCGGCAGCGAATGTTGTTCCACCAGCAAAACTGAACTCAAACTGCCGAGTGGTGCGAAGGGCACTGTTTCCGGTGGCAAACGATTGCCACTACAACCATCCGTTCCTCAACTGCCCTTTTGTATCGACGAGTATCTGACCGTACCGCCAAACACGCAACCATCGAAGAGCGAGACAACGGGCCGGATGCTGGTCAAACTGGAATCGGGCACCCAATCGGTCGATATCAGCAATCCACTAGACTACAACGATCAACGGTTGCCCAGGCACAGCGAGACGGCAAAACGCGGCCTCGGATCACCTTGTTCCTCTACCGTGACCGGCGATGGTGTGGAAAGGACgtttaaaaaaccaaaactggTGATGGTACCGTCTGGGAGCATCAAGTACGAAACCGAGAATGAACCGTTACCATCTACcagcagctcctcctcctcctcctccaccacgaaATCGGTATTGGCCCCTGCTGACGGCACACTCGATGACAAACCGGAAAGTATGAAGCTGATGAAGGCCATCAAGTGTGCCGTCAATCTGACGCTGTATAAACTGTTTCTCCGTACAATCGGCCAATACTTTGCGGATCACGATTTCGCGCGTTTCTACAGAAACATTCTCCAGTGCCTGGGTGCACCCGAACACCGCCATCTACTTCAAG CTATGCGCCCGTTTGTTTTGGCGGAACACCGACAACAATTTGCCGAAGAAGTGGAAAAACTACCGTAG